Proteins encoded by one window of Centroberyx gerrardi isolate f3 chromosome 21, fCenGer3.hap1.cur.20231027, whole genome shotgun sequence:
- the LOC139925403 gene encoding gamma-crystallin M2-like, translating to MSKIIFYEDKNFQGRSYECDSDCADMHPHFSRCNSIRVESGCWVLYERPNYTGYQYVLTRGEYPEYQRWMGYNDTIRSCRTFSYTSGGPYRMRIYERPDFQGQMMEFNDDCESVQERFRSRDIYSCNVMEGYWTLYEHPNYRGRQYFMRPGEYRKFSDWGATCATTGSFRRITDF from the exons ATGAGTAAG ATCATCTTCTATGAGGACAAGAACTTCCAGGGTCGCTCCTATGAGTGCGACTCTGACTGCGCAGACATGCATCCCCATTTCAGCCGCTGTAACTCCATCCGGGTGGAGAGTGGCTGCTGGGTGCTGTATGAGAGACCCAATTACACCGGCTACCAGTATGTCCTGACCCGAGGAGAATATCCAGAGTACCAGCGCTGGATGGGCTACAATGATACCATCCGCTCCTGCCGGACCTTTTCTTAC ACCAGCGGAGGGCCTTACCGTATGAGAATCTACGAGCGGCCTGACTTCCAGGGCCAAATGATGGAGTTTAACGACGACTGTGAGTCGGTCCAGGAGCGTTTCCGCAGCCGCGACATCTACTCCTGCAATGTCATGGAAGGCTACTGGACCCTGTACGAACACCCCAACTACAGGGGGCGCCAGTACTTCATGAGGCCCGGCGAGTACAGAAAGTTTAGCGACTGGGGAGCGACCTGCGCCACGACCGGCTCCTTCCGCCGGATCACGGACTTTTAA